One genomic window of Salvia miltiorrhiza cultivar Shanhuang (shh) chromosome 4, IMPLAD_Smil_shh, whole genome shotgun sequence includes the following:
- the LOC131022620 gene encoding auxin transporter-like protein 2: protein MSTQRQAEEAIVSSLNETEHDGGGGKDDEEKAEDHSVFSMSNFLWHGGSAWDAWFSCSSNQVAQVLLTLPYSFSQLGMVSGIVFQIFYGLVGSWTAYLISVLYIEYRSRKEKEGVSFKNHVIQWFEVLDGLLGPYWKAMGLAFNCTFLLFGSVIQLIACASNIYYINDHLDKRTWTYIFGACCATTVFIPSFHNYRIWSFLGLGMTTYTAWYLTAASLAHGQAQDVQHTGPKKLVLYFTGATNILYTFGGHAVTVEIMHAMWKPQKFKYIYLVATLYVFTLTIPSASAVYWAFGDQLLNHSNAFSLLPKTRWRDAAVILMLIHQFITFGFACTPLYFVWEKVIGMHDTRSMCLRALARLPVVIPIWFLAIIFPFFGPINSAVGALLVSFTVYIIPALAHMLTYRKASARQNAAEKPPFFLPSWTAMYAINTFIVIWVLIVGFGFGGWASVTNFVRQVDTFGLFAKCYQCKPPPAAAHPLAAPPPRH, encoded by the exons ATGTCGACGCAGAGGCAAGCAGAGGAAGCGATTGTCTCCAGCTTGAACGAAACCGAAcacgacggcggcggcggcaaggACGATGAGGAGAAGGCGGAGGACCACTCCGTTTTCAGCATGAGTAACTTCCTCTGGCACGGCGGCTCCGCCTGGGACGCCTGGTTCAGCTGCTCCTCCAATCAA GTTGCGCAAGTGCTGCTCACACTTCCATACTCGTTTTCTCAACTCGGTATGGTGTCTGGAATTGTTTTCCAAATATTCTACGGTTTGGTCGGAAGCTGGACAGCTTACCTCATCAGCGTCTTGTACATCGAGTATCGAAGCCGCAAGGAAAAAGAAGGTGTCAGCTTCAAAAACCATGTCATTCAG TGGTTTGAAGTTCTGGATGGATTACTCGGTCCGTACTGGAAAGCAATGGGTTTGGCTTTCAACTGCACTTTCCTTCTATTCGGATCCGTCATACAGCTTATCGCCTGCGCTAG CAACATATATTACATAAATGATCATTTGGACAAGAGGACATGGACCTACATATTCGGAGCTTGCTGCGCAACCACTGTCTTCATCCCCTCTTTCCACAACTACAGAATTTGGTCTTTTCTTGGGCTCGGGATGACCACTTACACCGCTTGGTACTTAACCGCCGCATCCCTCGCTCATGGCCAG GCCCAAGATGTTCAGCACACTGGTCCCAAAAAGCTGGTGCTGTACTTCACCGGCGCCACCAACATACTCTACACTTTTGGAGGCCATGCTGTTACAGT tGAAATAATGCACGCTATGTGGAAACCACAAAAGTTCAAGTACATTTATTTGGTGGCCACACTCTATGTCTTCACTCTCACTATTCCGTCGGCCTCCGCTGTCTATTGGGCCTTCGGCGATCAGCTCCTCAACCACTCCAACGCCTTCTCCCTCctcccgaaaacccggtggcgCGATGCTGCCGTCATCCTCATGCTCATCCATCAA TTTATAACGTTCGGATTTGCTTGCACACCGCTCTACTTCGTGTGGGAGAAGGTGATCGGAATGCACGACACAAGGAGCATGTGCTTGAGGGCGCTGGCTAGGCTACCGGTGGTGATACCAATATGGTTCTTGGCTATCATTTTCCCATTCTTTGGCCCCATCAATTCGGCCGTCGGAGCCCTTCTTGTCAGTTTCACAGTCTACATCATTCCGGCCCTCGCGCATATGCTCACCTACCGGAAAGCCTCAGCTCGTCAG AATGCTGCGGAGAAGCCTCCGTTCTTTCTCCCAAGCTGGACAGCTATGTACGCTATAAACACGTTCATCGTAATATGGGTCTTGATTGTCGGGTTCGGGTTTGGTGGTTGGGCAAGTGTGACCAATTTTGTGAGACAAGTTGACACATTCGGACTATTCGCAAAGTGCTACCAGTGCAAACCGCCGCCCGCCGCCGCCCATCCGctagcggcgccgccgccgcgccaCTAA
- the LOC131022960 gene encoding uncharacterized protein LOC131022960, whose protein sequence is MPRSSRTCVLVFDPEIEKTARKLKKQAKEWKKISNSAPPSLEDQEEIEDPMGDRNNRDEENDREIVDPRQEPPQLIRELGRHRNNRPLCIVLHAINGNAEIRPGFIQVLPKFGDLPGESAHKHLAEFDLVCSTLRPHGFTENNLRLLTFSHTLQGRARDWLFDLPPGSIRTWGDLEEQFLRKFFPESRAANLRMAISSIKQKKAESLADYWERFQQLCRKCPDHGFSDYQLLTNYFYRGMSSFDRKIVDAACGGSLTNKTLDEAKQLIVDMVSNGQQYEDEDDDRYRPVQKVEDSNMNERIDALTSLVRGLADNNTEQACMGSADEQEMNAQRQRRNDPFSNTYNPGWRNHPNFRWRQQEPGMYAPNPPQAGQYAHTARPAPSSAPNMNDIMKSLAQSSEIVKNLVQSQQAFQHETQAALSNMGTQITQLATQVNKLQANQGRLPSVTEMNPKENASAVTTRSGRILAEPQPKQQDKEKPDEAKDDAISEKSPESTEPISSKVSGKPKVSIPQSLIAPPFPSRLAQNKRIEEEKDILEIFKKVEINLPLLDAIKQVPRYAKFLKELCSKKMKFGNDARIE, encoded by the exons atgccACGTTCTTCTCGTACATGCGTATTAGTTTTTGATCCAGAAATCGAGAAGACTGCACGAAAGTTGAAGAAGCAAGCTAAGGAGTGGAAAAAGATATCCAATTCTGCTCCACCGAGTCTTGAGGATCAAGAAGAAATTGAAGATCCAATGGGTGATCGTAACAATAGGGATGAAGAGAACGATAGAGAGATCGTTGATCCTCGACAGGAACCACCTCAACTGATCAGAGAGTTAGGCCGTCATAGAAACAATCGCCCTTTGTGCATTGTCCTTCATGCCATTAATGGCAACGCTGAAATACGGCCTGGTTTCATTCAAGTGCTACCCAAATTCGGTGATTTACCTGGAGAGAGTGCACACAAGCATCTGGCTGAATTTGATCTAGTTTGCTCAACTCTACGCCCTCATGGTTTtactgaaaataatttgaggctaTTGACTTTTTCTCATACTTTGCAGGGTAGAGCGAGAGATTGGCTTTTTGATCTTCCTCCTGGTTCGATTAGAACTTGGGGAGATTTAGAAGAACAATTCTTGCGAAAATTCTTTCCTGAGTCCAGAGCTGCAAATTTGAGAATGGCCATTAGCAGTATTAAACAGAAGAAGGCGGAGAGTCTAGCCGattattgggagagattccaacagCTGTGTCGCAAGTGTCCTGATCATGGATTTTCTGACTACCAATTGCTTACTAACTATTTTTATCGtggtatgtcttcttttgataggaAAATTGTTGACGCTGCTTGTGGTGGAAGCTTGACAAATAAAACTTTGGACGAAGCAAAGCAACTCATCGTTGACATGGTTTCAAATGGTCAAcaatatgaggatgaggatgatgatcgtTATAGGCCAGTGCAGAAAGTAGAAGATTCCAACATGAACGAGAGAATTGATGCTCTCACCTCTTTAGTTAGAGGACTTGCT GATAATAATACTGAGCAAGCGTGCATGGGATCCGCTGATGAGCAAGAGATGAACGCACAAAGGCAAAGGCGAAACGACCCTTTTTCCAACACCTACAATCCAGGGTGGAGAAATCACCCAAATTTTAGGTGGAGACAGCAGGAACCAGGGATGTACGCGCCGAATCCGCCGCAGGCTGGACAGTATGCCCATACCGCACGTCCTGCACCGAGTTCTGCACCTAATATGAACGATATCATGAAGAGCCTCGCCCAGAGCAGTGAAATTGTGAAGAATTTGGTGCAAAGTCAGCAGGCATTCCAGCATGAAACTCAGGCAGCGTTGAGTAATATGGGCACACAAATCACGCAGTTAGCCACTCAGGTGAACAAGCTGCAGGCGAATCAAGGCCGACTTCCTTCTGTCACGGAGATGAATCCCAAGGAAAATGCAAGTGCTGTAACTACAAGAAGTGGAAGAATTCTAGCTGAGCCACAGCCTAAGCAGCAAGACAAAGAAAAGCCCGATGAAGCCAAGGACGATGCAATTAGTGAGAAGTCACCAGAATCCACCGAGCCTATCTCTTCTAAGGTAAGTGGAAAACCTAAGGTTTCAATTCCTCAATCACTGATtgcaccaccttttccttcTAGGTTGGCTCAGAACaagagaattgaagaagagaaggatATTCTGGAAATCTTCAAGAAGGTAGAAATAAACTTGCCCTTGCTTGATGCAATTAAGCAAGTTCCCAGGTACGCAAAGTTTTTAAAAGAGTTATGCTCTAAGAAAATGAAGTTTGGGAATGATGCGAGAATCGAGTGA